A portion of the Tenacibaculum todarodis genome contains these proteins:
- a CDS encoding tRNA-binding protein — protein sequence MKEEITFEDFLKVDVRIGTIIEVTDFPKAHKPAYQLHIDFGDLGIKKSSAQITNLYTKEDLLNRQVTAIVNFKPRQIANFMSECLVIGVYNENEEVVLLQASKEIKNGEQVN from the coding sequence ATGAAAGAAGAAATTACATTCGAAGATTTTTTAAAAGTAGATGTAAGAATAGGAACAATTATAGAAGTAACCGATTTTCCTAAGGCACATAAACCTGCTTATCAATTACATATTGATTTTGGAGATTTAGGTATTAAAAAATCGAGTGCGCAAATAACAAATCTATATACAAAAGAAGATTTATTAAACCGACAAGTAACTGCAATTGTAAACTTTAAGCCAAGACAAATAGCTAATTTTATGAGCGAATGTTTGGTTATTGGTGTTTATAATGAAAATGAAGAGGTTGTTTTATTACAAGCTTCTAAAGAGATTAAAAATGGTGAGCAGGTTAATTAA
- a CDS encoding YqaE/Pmp3 family membrane protein encodes MSFFRVLLAIIFPPLSVLGKGCGSFFIIFLLTLCGWIPGVIGALVILNNPKS; translated from the coding sequence ATGAGTTTTTTTAGAGTTTTATTGGCAATCATTTTTCCACCTTTATCGGTTTTAGGAAAAGGTTGCGGTTCTTTTTTTATAATATTTTTGCTAACGCTTTGCGGATGGATTCCAGGAGTAATTGGAGCTTTGGTTATTTTAAATAATCCGAAGAGTTGA
- a CDS encoding M14 family metallopeptidase → MKKLLFLFLITSLSISAQQVDLSYYLPKDVTYNSAIPTPKSVIGHEVGEWHVTHDKLVEYMKALAASSDRISIENRGATFEGRPLLLLTITSPKNHQNLEVIRTTHIEATNNASINVSNAPIVVYQGFSIHGNEPSGANAGLAAAYYLAAAQGNKIDELLNNTVILFDPSFNPDGLQRFAYWANTNKAQNINPDPNDREYREVWPGGRTNHYWFDMNRDWLPVQLPESRARIASFHKWLPNILTDHHEMGTNSSFFFQPGIPSRTNPLTPQMNQDLTKEIATYHAKAFDKIGSMYYSEESFDDFYYGKGSTFPDINGSIGILFEQASSRGHAQESDNGILTFPFTIRNQFTAALSTLEAAKNMRVKILQYQQDFYKNSRNSGENKAIVFGDEKDAAKSFHLAEVLKRHQIKIHEVKSDFSSNGKQFKKGYSYVVPMNQKNQRLVKAMFDVRKTFKDSLFYDVSAWTFNHSFGVDYAENVSLSKAGNEILDLKMKSGNVSFKSDYGYLMPWNEYYTPKALNAILEKGLRAKVSMKNFKNGGISYDYGTIFIPVQNQKLNSTEMFSFLQEVANESNLNLNAVNTGLNDGIDLGSNNFRAVKQPKIAMLVGDGITSYDSGEMWHLLDTRFNMKVTKLDMSYLNRVDMSRYNVLIVPNSYSMDKNKVEKLKTWVRNGGTLIGYKNATRWLNSNKFISLDFKKKKNDTIENVSFENRSLKSGAQVIGGAIFEANIDRSHPINFGYKNDKIAMFRNTTLFINADKKSYNNPIQYTSNPLLSGYISKENSKLIKNTVPFKVQRMGSGRVIVFTDNTNFRAFWYGTNKLFMNAIFFGDKM, encoded by the coding sequence ATGAAAAAACTACTTTTTCTTTTCTTAATTACTTCGTTGTCAATATCTGCGCAACAAGTAGATTTATCGTATTATTTACCTAAAGATGTAACATATAATTCTGCAATTCCAACACCAAAATCTGTAATTGGTCATGAAGTAGGTGAGTGGCACGTTACACATGATAAGTTAGTTGAATACATGAAAGCCTTGGCAGCTTCTTCAGACAGGATTTCTATTGAAAATAGAGGAGCTACGTTTGAAGGAAGACCTTTGTTATTATTAACAATTACTTCGCCTAAAAATCATCAGAATTTAGAAGTAATTAGAACTACACATATTGAAGCAACAAATAATGCTTCAATTAATGTTTCAAATGCACCAATTGTTGTGTATCAAGGTTTTTCAATTCATGGAAATGAACCAAGTGGTGCAAATGCAGGCTTAGCTGCTGCTTATTATTTGGCAGCTGCACAAGGAAATAAAATTGATGAATTATTAAACAATACCGTTATTTTATTTGATCCATCATTTAATCCAGACGGTTTGCAACGTTTTGCGTATTGGGCAAATACAAATAAGGCTCAAAATATTAATCCAGATCCAAATGACAGAGAATATAGAGAAGTTTGGCCTGGAGGAAGAACCAATCACTATTGGTTTGATATGAATAGAGATTGGTTGCCAGTTCAATTACCAGAAAGTAGAGCAAGAATAGCAAGTTTTCATAAATGGTTGCCTAATATTTTAACGGATCATCATGAAATGGGAACCAATTCAAGTTTCTTTTTTCAGCCTGGTATTCCAAGTAGAACCAATCCGTTAACACCACAAATGAATCAAGATTTAACAAAAGAAATTGCAACCTATCATGCAAAAGCTTTTGATAAAATTGGTTCAATGTATTATTCTGAAGAAAGTTTTGATGATTTTTATTACGGTAAAGGTTCAACCTTTCCAGACATAAATGGAAGTATCGGTATTTTGTTTGAACAAGCAAGTTCTCGTGGTCATGCACAAGAAAGTGATAACGGAATTTTAACTTTTCCGTTTACTATTAGAAATCAATTTACGGCAGCTTTATCAACTTTAGAAGCGGCAAAAAATATGCGTGTAAAAATCTTACAATACCAACAAGATTTTTATAAAAATTCAAGAAATTCAGGAGAAAATAAAGCCATTGTTTTTGGTGATGAAAAAGATGCTGCAAAAAGTTTTCATTTAGCTGAAGTTTTAAAACGTCATCAGATTAAAATTCACGAAGTAAAATCTGATTTTTCTTCAAACGGAAAACAATTTAAAAAAGGATATAGTTATGTAGTTCCTATGAATCAAAAGAATCAGCGTTTGGTAAAAGCAATGTTTGATGTTCGTAAAACGTTTAAAGATAGCTTATTTTATGATGTTTCTGCGTGGACTTTTAATCATTCTTTTGGAGTTGATTATGCAGAAAATGTTTCGCTTTCTAAAGCAGGAAATGAGATTTTAGATTTAAAAATGAAATCTGGAAATGTTAGTTTTAAAAGTGATTATGGTTATTTAATGCCTTGGAACGAATATTATACGCCAAAAGCATTGAATGCAATTTTAGAAAAAGGGTTACGTGCAAAAGTATCAATGAAGAACTTTAAAAATGGCGGAATTTCGTATGATTATGGAACTATTTTTATTCCTGTTCAGAATCAGAAATTAAATTCCACAGAAATGTTTTCTTTTCTACAAGAAGTTGCAAATGAAAGTAACTTAAATTTAAACGCTGTAAACACAGGTTTAAATGACGGGATTGACTTAGGTTCTAATAATTTTAGAGCAGTAAAGCAACCTAAAATTGCCATGTTAGTTGGTGATGGAATTACAAGTTATGATTCTGGAGAAATGTGGCATTTATTAGATACTCGTTTTAATATGAAGGTAACAAAATTAGATATGTCTTACCTAAATAGGGTTGATATGAGTAGGTATAACGTGTTAATTGTTCCAAATAGTTATTCAATGGATAAAAATAAAGTTGAAAAACTAAAAACTTGGGTTAGAAATGGCGGAACATTAATTGGTTATAAAAATGCAACTCGTTGGTTAAATTCTAACAAGTTTATTTCTTTAGATTTTAAGAAAAAGAAAAACGATACTATTGAAAACGTGTCTTTTGAAAATAGATCTTTAAAATCTGGTGCTCAAGTTATTGGAGGTGCAATTTTTGAAGCGAACATAGATCGTTCGCATCCAATAAACTTTGGGTATAAAAATGATAAAATTGCTATGTTTAGAAATACAACCTTGTTTATTAATGCTGATAAAAAGAGTTATAATAACCCAATTCAATATACTTCTAATCCGTTATTAAGTGGTTATATATCTAAAGAAAATAGTAAGTTGATTAAAAATACGGTTCCGTTTAAAGTACAAAGAATGGGCAGCGGAAGAGTTATTGTATTTACGGATAACACCAACTTTAGAGCTTTTTGGTACGGAACTAATAAGTTATTTATGAATGCAATTTTCTTTGGAGATAAGATGTAG
- a CDS encoding DUF1338 domain-containing protein — translation MNTVEIFDALWKEYTERTPSAQKIKDLFITKGNNVFNDHVAFRTFDDERVNIEVLATPFIKAGYKECGDYHFEKKKLYAKHYEHATDKDAPRVFISQLLTKEFSNDLQETVKNMIDAIPSENLNPQELVFKGRLWEQPSFDVYEKLQEETEYAAWLYVNGFCSNHFTVDVNKLDTFNSLQEVNEFVKENGFKMNTSGGEIKGTPAEFLEQSSILADTIPVAFKEITKEITSCYYEFSFRHPMQNGELYSGFIAGSADKIFESTDMKLQDK, via the coding sequence ATGAATACAGTAGAAATATTTGATGCCTTGTGGAAAGAGTATACAGAAAGAACTCCTTCTGCACAGAAAATTAAAGATTTGTTTATTACAAAGGGAAACAACGTTTTTAACGACCATGTAGCCTTTAGAACATTTGACGACGAACGTGTAAATATCGAGGTTTTAGCAACTCCATTTATTAAAGCAGGTTACAAAGAATGTGGCGATTATCATTTTGAGAAAAAGAAATTATACGCAAAACATTATGAGCATGCAACTGATAAAGATGCGCCAAGAGTATTTATTAGTCAGTTATTAACCAAAGAGTTTTCTAATGATTTACAGGAAACTGTAAAGAATATGATTGATGCTATTCCTTCGGAAAATTTAAATCCGCAAGAATTAGTTTTTAAAGGACGTTTATGGGAGCAACCTTCATTTGATGTGTATGAAAAACTTCAAGAAGAAACTGAATATGCAGCTTGGTTGTATGTAAATGGATTCTGTTCTAACCATTTTACCGTTGATGTAAACAAATTAGATACTTTTAATTCGCTGCAAGAAGTAAACGAGTTTGTAAAAGAAAACGGATTTAAAATGAATACTTCTGGTGGAGAAATTAAAGGAACTCCAGCTGAATTTTTAGAGCAATCTAGTATTTTAGCAGATACAATTCCTGTTGCTTTTAAAGAGATTACTAAAGAAATAACTTCTTGTTATTATGAGTTTTCATTCCGTCATCCAATGCAAAATGGCGAATTATATTCTGGTTTTATTGCAGGTTCTGCAGACAAAATTTTTGAAAGTACAGATATGAAATTACAAGACAAGTAA
- a CDS encoding FAD-binding and (Fe-S)-binding domain-containing protein: MSNTATLETLHSSLSGDVLFDNLHKTLYATDASVYRKIPLAVAFPKDVKDIQTLIDFATKNSITLIPRTAGTSLAGQCVGDGIVVDVSKHFTNILAFDEQAKTITLEPGIIRDDLNVFLKPFGLFFGPNTSTSNRCMIGGMVGNNSSGSTSIRYGVTRDKVLSIDTILSDGSLATFSEISSEEFKQKSRENTKEGKIYKSILNELSSEENQQEIKNEFPKESIHRRCTGYAVDEFLKSDLFGGNKSTINVAKFLAGSEGTLAFSTAITIQLDNLPPTESIMICTHFKSINESLKATIIAMNHNLYNCELMDKTILDCTKDNRELAKNRFFLQGDPEAVLMLEVSANTLEEAEILADNLIADLDKNNFGYHHPKVYGNDLAKVHYLRKAGLGALANIVGDKKAVACIEDTAVALEDLPNYIEEFTQIMAKYQQNAVYYAHAGAGELHLRPILNLKKKEDVVLFRKITTETAELVKKYKGSFSGEHGDGIVRAEFIPLMIGDKNYQLLRRIKKAFDPNNVFNQGKITDAFPMDKSLRYEIDRSEPTIKTLQDFSASEGILKLAEKCNGSGDCRKSPEAGGTMCPSYRATKNEKDTTRARANTLREVLANNTAQNKFDSKELKEVFDLCLSCKACATECPSNVDVSALKAEFLYQYQEENGYSFRSKLFANNVKYNKLGSKFPAITNFITNTTLSKKVMGIATERSVPKLAKKPLESWLKKRIVTSSAVEKSHKIVYLFNDEFTNYYDAEIGKDAVIILEKLGYTIQAVKHSESGRSFISKGFLKEAKQVCNKNIIVFKDLITEDSPLIGIEPSAILTFRDEYLRLAEDKPSAEKIAKNSFTIEEFLASEFEKGNLDTSIFTNKSKELKIHGHCHQKALSSTHASFSILNIPKNYKVTILNTGCCGMAGSFGYEKEHYKVSMQVGEDTLFPKVRNCSPETEIVAAGTSCRHQIFDGTKRIAKHPISILKEALA; this comes from the coding sequence ATGAGTAATACTGCAACTTTAGAAACTTTACACAGTTCACTTTCTGGTGATGTTCTTTTTGATAATTTACACAAAACGTTATACGCAACAGATGCTTCTGTGTATCGTAAAATTCCACTAGCAGTTGCTTTTCCGAAGGATGTAAAGGATATTCAAACTTTAATTGATTTTGCTACAAAAAACAGCATTACTTTAATACCAAGAACTGCGGGAACATCACTTGCAGGACAATGTGTTGGAGATGGAATTGTAGTGGACGTTTCTAAACATTTTACCAATATTTTGGCTTTTGATGAACAAGCAAAAACGATTACTCTTGAACCTGGAATAATTAGAGACGATTTAAACGTATTTCTAAAACCATTTGGTTTATTTTTTGGACCAAACACCTCAACATCAAATAGATGTATGATTGGCGGAATGGTTGGTAATAATTCATCAGGAAGCACGTCAATCCGTTACGGAGTTACACGTGATAAAGTGCTAAGCATTGATACTATTTTATCTGACGGAAGTTTAGCTACTTTTTCTGAAATTTCTTCAGAAGAATTTAAACAGAAATCTAGAGAAAATACGAAAGAAGGAAAAATATATAAATCGATTTTAAATGAGCTTTCTTCGGAAGAAAATCAGCAAGAAATTAAAAACGAATTTCCGAAGGAAAGTATTCACAGAAGATGTACTGGTTATGCAGTTGATGAATTTCTAAAATCCGATTTATTTGGCGGAAATAAATCAACAATAAACGTTGCTAAATTTTTAGCAGGAAGCGAAGGAACTTTAGCCTTTTCAACCGCAATTACTATTCAGTTAGACAACTTACCTCCTACTGAAAGTATTATGATTTGTACGCATTTTAAAAGTATAAATGAAAGCTTAAAAGCTACAATTATTGCCATGAATCACAATTTATATAATTGTGAATTGATGGATAAAACCATTTTAGATTGTACAAAAGATAATCGCGAATTAGCAAAAAATAGGTTTTTTTTACAAGGAGATCCAGAAGCAGTTTTAATGTTAGAAGTTTCAGCAAACACACTTGAAGAAGCAGAAATTTTAGCAGATAATTTAATTGCAGATTTAGATAAAAACAACTTTGGTTATCATCACCCTAAAGTGTACGGAAACGATCTAGCTAAAGTGCATTATTTAAGAAAAGCTGGTTTAGGTGCTTTGGCAAATATTGTTGGCGATAAAAAAGCAGTTGCTTGTATAGAAGACACAGCCGTTGCTTTAGAAGATTTACCAAATTATATTGAGGAATTTACTCAAATTATGGCTAAATATCAGCAAAATGCTGTGTATTATGCACACGCAGGAGCTGGAGAATTACACTTACGCCCAATTCTTAATTTAAAGAAAAAGGAAGATGTAGTTTTATTCAGAAAAATTACCACAGAAACTGCCGAACTTGTTAAGAAATATAAAGGTTCTTTTTCTGGTGAACATGGCGATGGAATTGTACGTGCAGAGTTTATTCCACTAATGATTGGTGATAAAAACTATCAATTATTAAGACGCATAAAAAAAGCCTTTGATCCAAATAACGTTTTTAACCAAGGAAAAATTACGGATGCTTTTCCGATGGACAAAAGCCTACGTTATGAAATTGACCGAAGTGAACCAACAATTAAAACACTACAAGATTTTTCTGCAAGTGAAGGAATTTTAAAACTTGCTGAAAAATGTAATGGTTCTGGCGATTGTAGAAAATCTCCTGAAGCTGGTGGAACTATGTGTCCAAGTTACCGAGCAACAAAAAACGAGAAAGACACAACAAGAGCAAGAGCAAATACTTTACGTGAAGTTTTAGCCAATAATACGGCACAAAATAAATTTGATTCTAAGGAATTAAAAGAAGTTTTTGATTTGTGTTTAAGCTGTAAAGCATGTGCAACTGAATGTCCAAGTAATGTTGATGTTTCTGCTTTAAAAGCAGAATTTTTGTATCAATATCAAGAAGAAAACGGGTATTCTTTTAGAAGTAAGTTGTTTGCTAACAATGTAAAATATAATAAATTAGGTAGTAAATTTCCTGCAATTACAAATTTTATAACCAACACAACACTTTCTAAAAAGGTAATGGGAATTGCCACAGAACGCTCAGTTCCTAAATTGGCGAAAAAGCCATTAGAAAGTTGGTTGAAAAAACGAATTGTCACTTCGAGCGCAGTCGAGAAGTCTCACAAAATAGTTTACTTATTTAACGATGAGTTTACCAATTATTATGATGCAGAAATTGGGAAAGATGCAGTTATCATTTTAGAAAAGTTAGGTTATACTATACAAGCGGTTAAGCATTCAGAAAGTGGAAGAAGTTTTATTTCTAAAGGTTTTTTAAAGGAAGCTAAACAAGTTTGTAATAAAAATATTATCGTTTTTAAAGACTTAATTACTGAAGACTCACCATTAATTGGAATAGAACCTTCTGCAATTTTAACGTTTAGAGATGAATATTTACGATTAGCAGAAGACAAACCTTCAGCAGAGAAAATAGCAAAAAACTCTTTTACAATTGAAGAGTTTTTAGCTAGTGAATTTGAAAAAGGTAATCTTGATACTTCAATTTTCACGAATAAATCGAAAGAATTAAAGATTCATGGTCATTGTCATCAAAAGGCATTATCGTCTACACATGCAAGTTTTTCAATTTTAAATATTCCGAAGAACTACAAAGTAACAATCTTAAATACGGGTTGTTGTGGTATGGCTGGAAGTTTTGGTTACGAGAAAGAACATTATAAAGTTTCTATGCAAGTTGGCGAAGACACTTTATTTCCGAAAGTAAGAAACTGTTCTCCAGAAACTGAAATTGTTGCCGCTGGAACAAGTTGTAGACATCAAATTTTTGATGGTACAAAACGTATTGCAAAACATCCAATATCAATATTAAAAGAAGCTTTGGCATAA